A segment of the Bacteroidia bacterium genome:
TTGCTAGTAGGTGGAACTCGTTTCAACAATCTTAAAATAGTGCTCAAACGTGCTTCAAAAGACCCTGTTACAGGAATGGATAACCCCGAAGTAGCCATCATGTACGGTAATTTCATTCAAACTGCGGTAGACTTTACTATTTTAGCTTTTATCATTTTTGTTATGGTCAAAGCTATCAACCAGCTTAAACGCAAAAAAGCAGAAGAAGCTGTGGTAGAACCTACACCCACTGAAAAACTGTTAGCAGAAATTCGTGATTTGCTTAAAAATAAATCTTAACATGAAGCACTTACCTCAAAAGTTACAGGAAATTTATGTAAAGTTAGCCAAGTACTGTGCCTATCAAGAACGGTGTACCGCAGAAATATATCAATATCTAAATAGGTTTGAACTCAATCAGTTAGAGCAAGAAACTT
Coding sequences within it:
- the mscL gene encoding large-conductance mechanosensitive channel protein MscL produces the protein MSFLKSFIKEFKEFAIRGNVIDLAVGTIIGAAFGKIVTSVINDLIMPPIGLLVGGTRFNNLKIVLKRASKDPVTGMDNPEVAIMYGNFIQTAVDFTILAFIIFVMVKAINQLKRKKAEEAVVEPTPTEKLLAEIRDLLKNKS